TGCGTCGGAGATCCGGATCTTTAATTATGGACATAAAGGATGGATCCAAATATGAATCCAACTTAGAATTTCTGTATGGAATAAATTAGAATCAGAAAAACTCCAACTAAAACTAAGTATCTTGCCTTTTCTGCCAATCATCGTTAATAGTATGTTTCAGTCTCACCTTCTACGTGTCAATCCAGAACCAGAAAGAGGAATATCTGCGGGCACGGGAACTGCATACTTGCTATTTGCTGCCTCAGCAGGCAATGTTTTTATTCTTATTTTCCTTTCATCTATTATTGGCTCACCATTCTCATCCCCAACATCAGCTGGAAGTTTTAACGAAGCCATCTCTTCCTCTTGTTTGTCCCGTGGGAAATAAAGAGGAAGCAGTCTGCAGAATGCAACACTGTCAACGTATGCAGGAAAATCACCACATTTAATTAGTAGTACTGGATTTCAGTCTAAGTACCGCTTATATATCTCTGTATCAGTTGATGATATGGTACAAAAGACAACAGCAGTTATTTTGTCCTTCTGCTTCTCCAGAAAACGTCTCACAGTTCCTGCTCAACCTCATCCAAAGAAGATGGGACTTAGAAACTAGGAAAAggtacccgcaaaaaaaaaatagaaactagGAAAAGGTAGCTGTTGAACAGAAAAATCATGAACGCAGATAAATCCATTCTTTGCAGTTTGCATCCGCAGGATAACAGCCATAGAACTAATCAAACAATAGCGGAATATAAAGAGAAATGAAAGAAGATATTGACAATATAACTCACTTATTGCCACATGGGCAGCCGGTTCACGGGGATAATTTTTGGCTTCTGTGTATATGCAGCCCATTGCAATGCTAATCACATGAAAGGCAAAATAACTTAACCTCGCATAAATTGCAGGGCGTACAACATGGAATGCAGTATTGTAAGACATCAAACTGTAATACAAACAGAATATGCAAGTATTCAAGCGTCAAAGCTTTTAATATACCTTTCAAGACCATTCTCTACGAGTAGTTCCAGGCAAGACCTGTAGCAGTGGCTAAGTGCACTCTCTGCAGCTGTGTGATACTTGACAGCATATTTAGGGCCCACTGTATGGATGACTTTCCTGCAAAGCATGTCAATAAGCATGATAACAGATGGAAGAGCAAATATAGCGGAATCGATTGTCATCCTTGAGTGTAAGACAGGTACAACTCTGTTCTGCTACACTTACAGAAAGTATTTACTCAACTGGAAAATGAGTCATTCAAATTGCACTGTTAAGCACATTACACCCAAACTACTATAAGCTTTACAGTATGAAATGCAGAATGGGACATGGAAGCAAACAACTTGTCTGAGCATACTATGGCTATCCCATGGTGAGCAAGCATTGCAGTTGTAATGGATGGTGTGATGTTGCACAGCCAGAGTAATCACCCAATATGGTCAGTCCATAGTGGGCATTTTGGGCTAAATAGAGATGTTCCCACTACATTGTTACATCTGTAAGTAACTAAATGTAAAATATCATCGAATATCTAATGGTAAAATACATCAGCACTTCAGCAGATTAGTATTGCCTTGGCAAAAAAATTAATAAATCTCCCAGTTCACAGCAGTAACTGACTTGACAATTTTTCTCCAGAACGGTGGGTGGGGTGTCTCAGAGAGCATCCAGGGTCAGTTGGTGAACAACAGTGACCACAAGATTGTTCGTTCTTCATGCCCATGGAATCATTGGCAGTAAAATCTTGCTCATTCTGTTAATCCAGACGATAATGTACTTAATCATTAATTCCTTCTGCAGGGATCTAACTACTAGCTTTCCAAGTTACCCAAATGAACTTTACGGTGGGCACTACTTTTGGTATCCAAGTTCATTTTCTGCAAATACATGCTAGATTAAATATAAGTGGATTTCTGTAATCCCTGGAAACTTGTGCTTGCTAACTTAAAAACGAAGATCATAAGACGTCGAGAGCACAAAAAAGAACAATTATCTAAAATTTGACTGTCCTCATAAAAGGGGGCAAAATCAGTAATTACAAAGGATTATTGATCAAATGCACTTCTCTAGTGAGCAAACATCTTGTATATACCCAATGGGCAATGGACGACTCCCTTTGTTTAAGAATGCGTAGGCAGAACATTAGAACTTCAGCAATGGTTGCCCAACTACATTTCGATACTGGGAGGCTCAGCTACTACAGTGCTCATGAAAATCAAATCAAATCACCAACCTAGCAGGCAGATCATACGCATTGGTCATCTTCGCCATCCCAGTCCGGCACCCACCCTGCAAATATCCACAAAAATAGAAACGAGACAAACTGTGATCACGATTCCAAATCCAAATGCGCCCCTAGAACAGCAACCGAGAAAGTGGCGTACCAAGGTGGCACACTCCTCAGCGAGctccggccccgccgccgcaTGCAGCCCAGGGCTACTATGCGCCTCGTCCAAGCTCTGCATACAGCAACCACGCAGGAACCATTAGCATACACATCGATCGTGGCACGCATACTTGCGGCATCGGAAGGCGGGCGCGAAGGGACCCCGACCTCGTTGGTGGAGTTGACGACGGCGTCGACCTCGAGGTTCCAGGGGTGGCCCCGCCAGAGGTAGATCCTGGAGTTGACCTCGGGGTCGACGGGGAAGCGGCACGCGCCGTGGCCCCCGCCCCCCGCGGCCGCGTCGAGCGGGTCGGCgaaggagaggaaggaggaggcgggGGCCTCGGATCCGGCCGCGGTGGGGGAGGAGGGCGAGTGGAAGCGCTGGTCGGGGTCGCTCCAGCGCGGGACCTGGTCGAGCGCCACGGCCGGCTCGACCCCGCCCACGCCGggcgccatggccgccgccgccgccgccaccgccccggGGGAGGCGGAGGCTGAGGCGGCCGCCGGCGAGCGGTGCTGCATGTGGGGCGACGACGGCCGGATCAGAGCCGCCGCGAGGGCATGGGCGGAGACACGGGGTTCGCGCGCGCGCGAGGAGGCTGGCTGGTGCGAGACGAGTTTGGGGATCGGGGCGGAGGGAGGAGAGAGAAAGGGGGATTGGATTTTGGATCCTTTTTAAAAAAATCTGCCACAATAATTGCTGCGGACTGCGGAAATTTTTTGTACGTACACGCGGGGGAAGGAAGAGACGTCGACGGGCGCACCCGTCTCGCTGACCACTGTGGCCGGTTGGATTGTTGGCCCGGCATGTCAGTCTGCGTGGTTGGTCATATTTGGGTACGTCTGGATTCCGCATGCAGCCGATGCTAGGAGTAGATGGATTTTTTTTGCCAAATCGTAGCTACAGTAGATTCCTGCGTGGTTCCTCGGGGAGACGACGGGTGGGCAGCGAGAGGAAGTCACAGCTTTTTGTTTTTTTTAGAAGAGGAAGTCACAGCTCGACTCAAGCACAAGCAGTCTCGGCAGTGGGCCGGCCAGTAGCTGTCATTCCATTACTgtgtttttctatttttttctgtTTCTAGTTTTGCTTATATACCGAAATATTATAAATATATACATTCCAACAAATAATGTACTTTTACATTTTTAAAAGCGTTTATA
This genomic window from Aegilops tauschii subsp. strangulata cultivar AL8/78 chromosome 4, Aet v6.0, whole genome shotgun sequence contains:
- the LOC109745934 gene encoding uncharacterized protein, which encodes MQHRSPAAASASASPGAVAAAAAAMAPGVGGVEPAVALDQVPRWSDPDQRFHSPSSPTAAGSEAPASSFLSFADPLDAAAGGGGHGACRFPVDPEVNSRIYLWRGHPWNLEVDAVVNSTNESLDEAHSSPGLHAAAGPELAEECATLGGCRTGMAKMTNAYDLPARKVIHTVGPKYAVKYHTAAESALSHCYRSCLELLVENGLESIAMGCIYTEAKNYPREPAAHVAIRTVRRFLEKQKDKITAVVFCTISSTDTEIYKRLLPLYFPRDKQEEEMASLKLPADVGDENGEPIIDERKIRIKTLPAEAANSKYAVPVPADIPLSGSGLTRRRNSKLDSYLDPSFMSIIKDPDLRRKEQWEKSAQAKKGFNFAKLLGFGDLGGPALSAAEEYSLHQRYLAKANSLNLSEIAEMKIIYRGGVDSEGRPIMVVVGAHFLLRCLDLERFILYVIKEFEPLIQKPYSIVYFHSAASLQVQPDLGFMKRLQQMLGRKHQRNLQAIYVLHPTLGLRTAILALQLLVDGDVWKKVVYVDRLMQLFRYVPREQLTIPDFVFQHDLEVNGGKGIIVDPRTKHVYQRPSG